One part of the Coffea eugenioides isolate CCC68of chromosome 10, Ceug_1.0, whole genome shotgun sequence genome encodes these proteins:
- the LOC113749691 gene encoding beta-amyrin 28-monooxygenase-like, which produces MEDFLLYSLYTILALLVPLYLYLLTRKPKFNKSKLPPGNIGWPVLGENVDFARGGPRKFIEERMSKYSSQVFKTSFMGEKVSVFCGPAGNKFLFSNEDKAVTSWLPRSMRKALLFPSYVDAPLKEVGALQHSFLHEILKPEALKKYIPVMDAMARKHLDAEWAPFEEVKVYHLAKKYTFALACRLFLNIEDPEHVKRLSDPFARVMNGLFSIPLDFPGTAYNGAIKGGNKVREELLKIVTNRKKELMEDESSAGRDLLSRMILVKDEGGKLMNEMEICNNIVGLLVASFDTTSCAVTFVLKYLSELPHIYEKVYQEIMEIAESKGPDDLLSWEDIQKMTYSWNVGRESLRLTPPAQGSFREAKTDFDYAGFTIPKGWKTFWSVYSTHRNPKHFANPDVFDPSRFEGSGPAPFTFIPFGGGPKMCPGKEYARLEILVFMYNVVTRFKMERLIPDEKIINLASPTPVNGLPVRLQRRRNA; this is translated from the exons ATGGAGGATTTTTTGCTCTATTCCCTTTACACCATTTTAGCCCTGTTGGTTCCTCTTTATCTTTACTTGTTGACAagaaaaccaaagttcaacaaaAGCAAACTGCCTCCAGGGAATATAGGATGGCCAGTTCTTGGGGAAAATGTAGACTTTGCCCGCGGAGGCCCTCGGAAATTTATCGAGGAGAGAATGAGCAAATACTCGTCCCAAGTTTTCAAAACCTCCTTCATGGGGGAGAAAGTTTCCGTATTCTGCGGCCCTGCTGGGAACAAATTCTTGTTCTCCAACGAAGACAAGGCTGTTACTTCATGGTTGCCACGATCAATGAGGAAAGCTTTGCTCTTCCCCTCTTATGTGGACGCACCATTGAAAGAAGTAGGCGCCCTTCAGCACAGCTTTTTGCATGAAATCCTCAAACCTGAAGCTCTAAAGAAGTACATCCCGGTCATGGACGCCATGGCCCGTAAACATCTGGATGCCGAATGGGCTCCTTTCGAAGAAGTCAAGGTTTACCATCTAGCCAAGAAGTACACTTTTGCACTGGCATGCAGATTGTTCTTGAACATTGAAGATCCTGAGCACGTTAAGAGATTGTCTGATCCATTTGCCCGCGTGATGAACGGGTTATTCTCCATCCCACTTGACTTTCCCGGAACAGCTTACAACGGTGCTATTAAAGGAGGGAACAAAGTACGTGAAGAGCTGCTGAAGATCGTTACAAATAGGAAGAAAGAGCTAATGGAAGACGAGTCCTCTGCAGGAAGAGACCTGTTATCTCGCATGATTCTTGTCAAGGATGAAGGTGGCAAGTTAATGAACGAAATGGAGATCTGCAATAACATCGTTGGTCTTTTGGTTGCCAGCTTTGACACAACAAGTTGCGCGGTCACCTTTGTGCTGAAATATCTCTCGGAGCTTCCACACATCTATGAGAAGGTTTACCAAG AAATCATGGAGATTGCAGAGTCCAAAGGTCCAGACGACCTCTTGAGTTGGGAGGATATCCAGAAGATGACCTACTCATGGAATGTAGGGCGTGAATCATTAAGGCTAACTCCGCCAGCTCAAGGATCCTTTAGAGAGGCAAAAACGGATTTTGACTATGCTGGTTTCACCATTCCAAAAGGGTGGAAG ACATTTTGGAGTGTGTATTCGACACATCGAAATCCCAAACACTTTGCAAATCCAGACGTATTTGATCcttcaagatttgaaggaagtGGACCAGCACCATTCACTTTCATTCCCTTTGGAGGAGGACCTAAGATGTGTCCTGGAAAAGAATATGCACGGCTGGAGATCCTAGTGTTCATGTATAATGTGGTGACAAGATTCAAGATGGAGAGGCTAATTCCTGATGAGAAGATCATAAACCTGGCATCTCCTACTCCTGTCAATGGTCTCCCTGTTCGACTCCAACGCCGCCGCAATGCCTGA